From Aedes albopictus strain Foshan chromosome 1, AalbF5, whole genome shotgun sequence, one genomic window encodes:
- the LOC115254562 gene encoding T-complex protein 1 subunit beta has translation MVSLNPVRILKNEAEEEKGEIARLSSFVGAIAIGDLVKSTLGPKGMDKILVAHGRSAGQVEVTNDGATILKAVGVDNPAAKILVDMSRVQDDEVGDGTTSVTVFASELLREAEKLIEQKLHPQTIIAGWRAATQTARSALIAAAQDNSNNVDKFREDLMNIARTTLSSKILSQHKEYFAKLAVDAVMRLKGSGEMSAIQLIKKTGGTLEESFLDEGFLLDKKPGVHQPKRVENAKILIANTPMDTDKIKVFGSSIKVDSMAKIAELEVAEKEKMKDKVNKILGHNCTVFINRQLIYNYPEQLFADAGVMAIEHADFDGIERLALVTGGEIVSTFDNPDLVKMGRCDLIEQIMIGEDTLLRFSGVPLGEACTIVIRGATQQIIDEAERSLHDALCVLTATVKETRIVYGGGCSETLMATAVYKLAAETPGKEAMAMESFARALLQLPITIADNAGYDSAQLVSELRAGHSQGNSTLGLNMYEGKVGCMKELGITESFAVKRQVLMSASEAAEMILRVDNIIKCAPRKRVPDRGYC, from the exons ATG GTCTCACTGAACCCGGTCCGTATTCTGAAGAATGAAGCCGAGGAGGAGAAGGGCGAAATCGCTCGGCTGTCGTCGTTCGTGGGTGCGATCGCAATCGGCGATCTCGTCAAGAGCACACTCGGCCCCAAGGGAATGGACAAAATCCTGGTCGCCCACGGACGCAGCGCCGGACAGGTCGAGGTGACCAACGACGGTGCCACCATTCTCAAGGCGGTCGGCGTAGATAATCCCGCTGCGAAGATTCTGGTCGACATGAGTCGCGTCCAGGACGATGAGGTCGGTGATGGAACCACTTCGGTCACAGTGTTCGCCTCGGAACTGCTCCGGGAGGCGGAAAAGCTGATTGAGCAAAAGTTGCACCCCCAGACCATCATTGCCGGATGGCGTGCGGCCACCCAGACTGCTCGGTCCGCCCTGATTGCAGCCGCTCAGGATAACTCAAATAATGTGGACAAGTTCCGGGAGGATCTGATGAACATCGCTCGCACTACACTGAGCTCCAAGATCCTGTCGCAGCACAAGGAATACTTTGCCAAGCTGGCTGTCGATGCTGTGATGCGCCTGAAGGGATCCGGCGAAATGTCCGCCATCCAACTGATCAAGAAAACCGGTGGCACCCTGGAGGAGTCTTTCCTGGACGAAGGATTCTTGCTGGACAAGAAACCCGGAGTTCACCAGCCGAAGCGCGTCGAGAACGCCAAGATCCTGATCGCCAACACGCCCATGGACACCGATAAAATCAAGGTGTTCGGCTCGAGCATCAAGGTTGACTCGATGGCGAAGATTGCGGAGCTGGAG GTCGCCGAAAAGGAGAAGATGAAGGACAAGGTCAACAAGATCCTCGGCCACAACTGCACCGTGTTCATCAACCGTCAGCTGATCTACAACTACCCGGAGCAGTTGTTCGCCGACGCCGGAGTCATGGCCATCGAGCATGCCGATTTCGATGGAATCGAGCGCCTGGCCCTGGTCACCGGCGGCGAGATCGTGTCCACCTTCGACAACCCCGATCTGGTCAAGATGGGTCGGTGCGACCTGATCGAGCAGATCATGATCGGAGAGGACACTCTGCTGCGCTTCAGTGGAGTCCCGTTGGGTGAGGCTTGCACGATCGTGATCCGTGGTGCCACCCAGCAGATCATCGACGAAGCGGAACGCTCGCTGCATGACGCCCTGTGCGTCCTGACCGCAACCGTCAAGGAAACCCGCATCGTCTATGGTGGAGGTTGCTCGGAAACGCTGATGGCCACTGCCGTCTACAAGCTGGCCGCTGAAACTCCCGGCAAGGAAGCCATGGCCATGGAATCGTTTGCCCGTGCCTTGCTCCAGCTGCCGATTACGATCGCCGACAACGCCGGGTACGATTCGGCTCAGCTGGTGTCGGAACTCCGCGCCGGACATTCCCAGGGCAACAGCACCCTCGGGCTGAACATGTACGAAGGTAAGGTCGGCTGCATGAAGGAGCTCGGCATCACGGAATCGTTCGCCGTCAAGCGACAGGTGCTGATGTCCGCCTCGGAAGCCGCAGAAATGATTCTTCGCGTGGACAACATCATCAAGTGCGCACCCAGGAAGCGCGTCCCGGACCGTGGATACTGCTAA
- the LOC109431144 gene encoding p21-activated protein kinase-interacting protein 1-like yields the protein MAGLELIVGTYEEYTVGLKVEPLKTDSKRLYLKEIFSTHNHTASVRVLATHGKLLASGGSDDRICIFDLESGLLKDEMLHHNGTVSCLAFSPKGDYLFSGSFDGKLSAINTKRLAIDKNWVNAHKGSVLSIDIHPKGKLAITLGSDKVVKTWDLVTGRTISARGLGNTPKYHALSLVKWSPDGDSFVLMDDRSVDVISMVETRSSRTVKCPSKPVSLCWISDTELAVGLDDGHLMMFSVDDDSEPEKIPIYESRVKAMDYVGDHLATVSSAGDVSLWKIDDKDFREICTTNIGCRPTCMVVTEADKLGLHKYLQLPEDNKDELRQKLKKIQTIGKVIIETDDPVQEASEQQSSKKSKKNKRSFPKESDKTSFQSKKQKKLQPSEDSKAFKSPSHKKPKKASNMSGVWTEEDVTEDKQVVSKKAKKQGLNKTISEGNQRLGKKKGKNDRRTSI from the exons ATGGCCGGGCTGGAACTAATTGTCGGCACTTACGAGGAGTACACCGTGGGCTTGAAAGTGGAACCACTGAAGACG GATTCCAAACGGTTATACCTGAAGGAAATCTTCTCCACCCACAATCACACGGCCTCGGTACGGGTACTGGCCACTCACGGTAAACTGCTGGCATCCGGCGGATCGGACGACCGGATCTGCATCTTCGATCTTGAGTCGGGACTACTCAAGGATGAAATGCTGCACCACAACGGGACCGTCAGTTGCTTGGCTTTCTCCCCGAAGGGAGATTATCTATTCAGCGGAAGCTTCGACGGTAAACTGTCGGCCATCAACACGAAGCGGCTGGCCATCGACAAGAACTGGGTAAACGCCCACAAGGGATCCGTGCTAAGCATCGACATTCACCCCAAGGGCAAACTGGCAATCACCCTGGGCTCGGACAAGGTCGTCAAGACGTGGGATCTGGTAACCGGAAGGACCATCAGCGCCCGAGGACTCGGCAACACACCCAAGTACCATGCACTCTCCCTGGTCAAGTGGAGCCCGGACGGGGACAGTTTCGTCCTGATGGACGACCGCTCGGTGGATGTCATTTCGATGGTCGAAACCCGTTCCTCCCGGACGGTCAAATGTCCCAGCAAACCGGTTAGCCTCTGTTGGATCTCCGACACTGAGCTAGCGGTCGGATTGGATGACGGTCATCTGATGATGTTCAGTGTGGATGACGATAGCGAACCGGAAAAGATTCCAATCTACGAATCGCGCGTCAAAGCAATGGACTACGTCGGGGACCATCTGGCCACGGTGTCCAGCGCAGGCGACGTCAGCCTATGGAAAATCGACGACAAAGATTTCCGCGAAATTTGCACAACAAACATCGGATGCCGGCCCACCTGTATGGTGGTCACCGAAGCCGACAAACTGGGACTGCACAAGTACCTTCAGCTGCCGGAGGACAACAAAGATGAACTGCGTCAGAAGCTGAAGAAAATCCAAACAATCGGAAAGGTCATCATCGAAACCGATGACCCCGTTCAGGAGGCCAGCGAGCAGCAGAGTTCCAAGAAATCGAAGAAGAACAAGCGGTCGTTCCCGAAAGAATCGGACAAGACCTCTTTCCAGTCGAAGAAACAGAAAAAGCTTCAACCAAGCGAAGACAGCAAAGCTTTCAAATCGCCATCACACAAGAAACCCAAAAAAGCTTCAAACATGAGCGGCGTTTGGACCGAGGAGGACGTGACCGAGGATAAGCAAGTAGTTTCCAAGAAAGCGAAGAAGCAGGGTTTGAATAAGACCATCAGCGAGGGTAATCAACGACTTGGGAAGAAGAAAGGTAAGAACGATAGACGAACCTCGATCTAA